One Pieris napi chromosome Z, ilPieNapi1.2, whole genome shotgun sequence DNA window includes the following coding sequences:
- the LOC125062454 gene encoding STE20/SPS1-related proline-alanine-rich protein kinase-like isoform X2 — MSLSVSSILLKRKVRMAALSTSNNDTVTQGVPWPNNEDDYEIGDVIGVGATAVVHSAMCKPRNQKCAIKRISLDKWKSSLDELLKEIQVISSCNHENVVTYYTSFVVKEELWLVIRLLEGGSLRDVIKHKMKVSNCKHGVFDEVTIATVLKEVLKGLEYFHNNGKIHRDIKAGNILLGKDGTVQIADFGVSAWLGSEKDVSRQKLRHTFVGTPCWMAPEVMEQDQGYDFKADIWSFGITAIELATGTAPYCKYPPMKVLMLTLQNDAPDLDTCSEDKTQYKIYGKTFRKMIKDCLQKNPTKRPTATELLKHPFFKKAQDNKYLSQQLVDIGHSMELKAKRHSSASGGLHRTATGQWVWDDDDDDDSDDDNKPMNEIQNESSSSDEDEPGEEQNATSNSPKIYNLVLRLRNDRLELNEIKFAFITGKDTGRSIASELVEAGLLSPIDWAPIARNLAQLLLLPESDSITFNLISTPTNKMDKEKLIGFAQICIISIECE, encoded by the exons ATGTCATTGTCAGTGTCAAGTATATTACTGAAACGCAAAGTCAGAATGGCGGCGTTGTCAACTAGTAACAATGATACAGTGACGCAGGGCGTACCTTGGCCGAATAATGAAGATGATTACGAAATTGGAGATGTTATTG GTGTTGGGGCCACAGCGGTCGTACATTCTGCGATGTGTAAGCCGCGGAACCAGAAATGCGCTATAAAAAGAATAAGCCTCGATAAATGGAAATCCTCCTTGGATGAATTACTCAAAGAGATACAg GTCATCTCGAGCTGTAATCATGAAAATGTCGTCACGTATTATACAAGTTTCGTCGTAAAGGAAGAGTTATGGCTGGTTATAAGACTACTGGAAG GTGGAAGTTTACGAGACGTAATCAAACATAAAATGAAAGTATCGAACTGCAAGCATGGAGTATTCGATGAAGTGACTATAGCTACTGTACTTAAAGAAGTTCTGAAGGGGTTAGAATATTTCCATAACAACGGAAAAATCCATAG AGACATAAAAGCCGGAAATATCCTATTGGGCAAGGATGGTACAGTCCAAATTGCGGATTTTGGTGTGTCAGCTTGGCTCGGGTCAGAAAAGGACGTATCAAGGCAGAAGCTAAGACACACATTTGTGGGCACACCGTGCTGGATGGCTCCAGAAGTTATGGAACAG GATCAGGGTTACGACTTCAAAGCGGATATATGGTCGTTTGGAATAACGGCGATTGAATTGGCAACTGGCACTGCGCCGTACTGTAAATACCCACCGATGAAAGTTCTCATGCTTACATTGCAAAATGATGCCCCAGATTTGGATACAT GTTCCGAGGACAAAACCCAATACAAGATATACGGTAAAACATTTAGAAAGATGATAAAAGATTGTTTGCAAAAGAATCCAACGAAACGGCCAACTGCTACGGAACTATTAAAACATCCATTCTTCAAGAAAGCGCAAGACAATAAATATCTAAGTCAACAATTGGTAGACATCGGCCACAGTATGGAATTGAAG GCTAAACGACATTCAAGTGCTTCGGGCGGTTTGCATCGTACAGCGACTGGTCAATGGGTGTGGGATGATGACGACGATGATGATTCTGATGATGATAATAAACCTATGAATGAGATACAAAACGAGTCCAGCAGTAGCGATGAGGAT gAGCCAGGCGAAGAACAAAATGCAACATCAAATTCTCCAAAGATATATAACCTCGTATTAAGACTGAG AAATGATAGACTGGAACTTAACGAAATAAAATTCGCATTTATAACTGGAAAGGACACTGGCCGTAGTATAGCGAGTGAGTTGGTGGAAGCTGGATTACTAAGTCCAATAGATTGGGCTCCTATAGCAAGGAACTTGGCACAATTGCTCCTTCTACCGGAGTCTGATTCAATCACATTCAATCTG ATTTCCACTCCCACTAATAAAATGGACAAAGAAAAACTAATAGGATTTGcgcaaatatgtattatatccATAGAGTGTGAGTGA
- the LOC125062454 gene encoding STE20/SPS1-related proline-alanine-rich protein kinase-like isoform X1 — protein MSLSVSSILLKRKVRMAALSTSNNDTVTQGVPWPNNEDDYEIGDVIGVGATAVVHSAMCKPRNQKCAIKRISLDKWKSSLDELLKEIQVISSCNHENVVTYYTSFVVKEELWLVIRLLEGGSLRDVIKHKMKVSNCKHGVFDEVTIATVLKEVLKGLEYFHNNGKIHRDIKAGNILLGKDGTVQIADFGVSAWLGSEKDVSRQKLRHTFVGTPCWMAPEVMEQDQGYDFKADIWSFGITAIELATGTAPYCKYPPMKVLMLTLQNDAPDLDTCSEDKTQYKIYGKTFRKMIKDCLQKNPTKRPTATELLKHPFFKKAQDNKYLSQQLVDIGHSMELKFQAKRHSSASGGLHRTATGQWVWDDDDDDDSDDDNKPMNEIQNESSSSDEDEPGEEQNATSNSPKIYNLVLRLRNDRLELNEIKFAFITGKDTGRSIASELVEAGLLSPIDWAPIARNLAQLLLLPESDSITFNLISTPTNKMDKEKLIGFAQICIISIECE, from the exons ATGTCATTGTCAGTGTCAAGTATATTACTGAAACGCAAAGTCAGAATGGCGGCGTTGTCAACTAGTAACAATGATACAGTGACGCAGGGCGTACCTTGGCCGAATAATGAAGATGATTACGAAATTGGAGATGTTATTG GTGTTGGGGCCACAGCGGTCGTACATTCTGCGATGTGTAAGCCGCGGAACCAGAAATGCGCTATAAAAAGAATAAGCCTCGATAAATGGAAATCCTCCTTGGATGAATTACTCAAAGAGATACAg GTCATCTCGAGCTGTAATCATGAAAATGTCGTCACGTATTATACAAGTTTCGTCGTAAAGGAAGAGTTATGGCTGGTTATAAGACTACTGGAAG GTGGAAGTTTACGAGACGTAATCAAACATAAAATGAAAGTATCGAACTGCAAGCATGGAGTATTCGATGAAGTGACTATAGCTACTGTACTTAAAGAAGTTCTGAAGGGGTTAGAATATTTCCATAACAACGGAAAAATCCATAG AGACATAAAAGCCGGAAATATCCTATTGGGCAAGGATGGTACAGTCCAAATTGCGGATTTTGGTGTGTCAGCTTGGCTCGGGTCAGAAAAGGACGTATCAAGGCAGAAGCTAAGACACACATTTGTGGGCACACCGTGCTGGATGGCTCCAGAAGTTATGGAACAG GATCAGGGTTACGACTTCAAAGCGGATATATGGTCGTTTGGAATAACGGCGATTGAATTGGCAACTGGCACTGCGCCGTACTGTAAATACCCACCGATGAAAGTTCTCATGCTTACATTGCAAAATGATGCCCCAGATTTGGATACAT GTTCCGAGGACAAAACCCAATACAAGATATACGGTAAAACATTTAGAAAGATGATAAAAGATTGTTTGCAAAAGAATCCAACGAAACGGCCAACTGCTACGGAACTATTAAAACATCCATTCTTCAAGAAAGCGCAAGACAATAAATATCTAAGTCAACAATTGGTAGACATCGGCCACAGTATGGAATTGAAG TTTCAGGCTAAACGACATTCAAGTGCTTCGGGCGGTTTGCATCGTACAGCGACTGGTCAATGGGTGTGGGATGATGACGACGATGATGATTCTGATGATGATAATAAACCTATGAATGAGATACAAAACGAGTCCAGCAGTAGCGATGAGGAT gAGCCAGGCGAAGAACAAAATGCAACATCAAATTCTCCAAAGATATATAACCTCGTATTAAGACTGAG AAATGATAGACTGGAACTTAACGAAATAAAATTCGCATTTATAACTGGAAAGGACACTGGCCGTAGTATAGCGAGTGAGTTGGTGGAAGCTGGATTACTAAGTCCAATAGATTGGGCTCCTATAGCAAGGAACTTGGCACAATTGCTCCTTCTACCGGAGTCTGATTCAATCACATTCAATCTG ATTTCCACTCCCACTAATAAAATGGACAAAGAAAAACTAATAGGATTTGcgcaaatatgtattatatccATAGAGTGTGAGTGA